In Amycolatopsis sp. EV170708-02-1, the following are encoded in one genomic region:
- a CDS encoding FAD-binding protein, with amino-acid sequence MRETNWAGNRTYEAERILRPRGLDEVQEAVARADAVKALGSRHCFNDIADCPGGVLLDLSALGTEVVLDPESATVTVPAAARYGDIAVQVHAAGFALANLASLPHCTVAGTVATATHGSGRRNQSLASAVSGLELVTADGEVKTYSGHEGVVVGLGALGVVTRLTLDLVPSFDLRQDVFDGLPWESVYERFDEIQDAGYSVSLFTNWARDEVDQVWVKGPGLPEADFFGAKAADGPRHPAHAAGIPADNCTRQLGVPGPWHERIPHFRLDFTPSIGNELQTEYFVPVRHAVAAMEAMRAIGDRLAPLLLTSEIRTVAGDELWLSPFHGGDRVALHFTWLPDEDAVRALLPVMEDRLAPFEVRPHWGKLFHRAADYPKLADFRALATELDPDGKFRGPFVRRHVFGER; translated from the coding sequence GTGCGCGAGACGAACTGGGCGGGTAATCGGACCTACGAAGCGGAACGGATCCTCCGCCCGCGCGGCCTCGACGAGGTCCAGGAAGCGGTCGCCCGGGCGGACGCGGTCAAGGCTCTCGGCAGCAGGCACTGTTTCAACGACATCGCGGACTGTCCGGGTGGTGTCCTGCTCGACTTGTCCGCGCTCGGCACGGAGGTCGTCCTCGACCCGGAGTCGGCGACGGTCACGGTGCCCGCGGCGGCCCGCTACGGCGACATCGCCGTGCAGGTGCACGCGGCCGGTTTCGCGCTGGCCAACCTCGCTTCACTGCCTCATTGCACCGTGGCGGGCACGGTGGCGACGGCGACCCACGGTTCCGGGCGGCGTAACCAGAGCCTGGCGTCGGCGGTGTCCGGTCTGGAGCTCGTCACCGCCGACGGTGAGGTGAAGACGTACTCCGGGCACGAAGGGGTCGTGGTCGGGCTCGGCGCGCTGGGGGTGGTGACGCGGCTGACCCTCGACCTGGTGCCGTCCTTCGACCTCCGACAGGACGTCTTCGACGGCCTGCCCTGGGAGTCGGTGTACGAACGCTTCGACGAGATCCAGGACGCGGGTTACAGCGTCAGCCTGTTCACGAACTGGGCCCGCGACGAGGTCGACCAGGTCTGGGTGAAGGGACCGGGGCTGCCGGAGGCGGACTTCTTCGGCGCGAAGGCGGCGGACGGGCCGCGGCATCCGGCCCACGCGGCGGGTATCCCGGCGGACAACTGCACGCGGCAGCTCGGGGTGCCGGGGCCGTGGCACGAGCGGATCCCGCATTTCCGCCTGGATTTCACGCCCAGTATCGGGAACGAGCTGCAGACCGAGTACTTCGTGCCCGTCCGGCACGCGGTCGCGGCGATGGAGGCGATGCGCGCCATCGGGGACCGGTTGGCACCGCTCCTGCTCACCTCGGAGATCCGCACGGTCGCGGGAGACGAGCTGTGGCTCAGCCCGTTCCACGGCGGCGACCGGGTGGCACTGCACTTCACCTGGCTGCCGGACGAGGACGCGGTCCGCGCGCTGTTGCCCGTCATGGAGGACCGGCTGGCGCCGTTCGAGGTCCGGCCGCATTGGGGGAAGCTCTTCCACCGGGCGGCGGACTACCCGAAGCTGGCGGATTTCCGGGCGCTGGCCACCGAACTGGACCCGGACGGCAAGTTCCGCGGCCCGTTCGTCCGGCGGCACGTGTTCGGGGAGCGCTAG
- a CDS encoding alpha/beta fold hydrolase, with the protein MTDWAGTGWRDPRLGAVKEAELPSGTVRYHEAGTGPVLVFVHGYLVNANLWRALVPLLSPAFRCVTPDWPLGGHLVPMRRDADLSPPGMAAVIAQFLEALDLTDVTLIGNDSGGAYSQIAAAAYPGRIARLVLNSCETPECSWPPGPGGFGLLKATAAHPATYRPLYQVLRIRRTWRWRNTYGWLAKYPIDARAMESFIGPVLTDPAIRHDGRKAIGSVSARYSREAAARLTGSFAKPILLAWAADDRVFPLAHARRFAERLGAPLKTIPDSYAYTAEDQPAKTAAVITEWARQLL; encoded by the coding sequence ATGACGGACTGGGCGGGTACCGGCTGGCGCGATCCCCGGCTGGGCGCCGTGAAGGAGGCCGAACTCCCCTCGGGGACCGTGCGGTACCACGAGGCCGGGACGGGGCCAGTGCTCGTCTTCGTCCACGGCTACCTGGTGAACGCGAATCTCTGGCGAGCGCTCGTCCCGCTGCTCTCCCCCGCTTTCCGCTGTGTCACCCCGGACTGGCCGCTGGGCGGCCATCTGGTCCCGATGCGGCGGGACGCCGACCTGAGCCCGCCGGGGATGGCCGCCGTGATCGCGCAGTTCCTCGAAGCGCTCGACCTGACCGACGTCACGCTGATCGGCAACGATTCCGGCGGCGCCTACAGCCAGATCGCCGCCGCGGCGTACCCCGGCCGGATCGCGCGCCTGGTCCTCAACAGCTGCGAAACCCCGGAGTGCTCCTGGCCGCCAGGGCCCGGCGGATTCGGGCTCCTCAAAGCGACCGCCGCCCATCCGGCGACATATCGGCCGCTCTACCAGGTGCTGCGGATCCGCCGCACCTGGCGCTGGCGCAACACTTACGGCTGGCTGGCCAAGTACCCGATCGACGCCAGGGCCATGGAGAGCTTCATCGGCCCGGTGCTGACCGATCCGGCGATCCGCCACGACGGCCGCAAGGCCATCGGCAGCGTGTCCGCGCGGTACAGCCGCGAGGCGGCGGCCCGCCTCACCGGCTCCTTCGCCAAGCCGATCCTGCTGGCGTGGGCGGCCGACGATCGCGTGTTCCCGCTCGCCCACGCCCGCCGGTTCGCCGAGCGGCTGGGCGCGCCGTTGAAGACCATTCCCGACAGCTACGCGTACACGGCCGAAGACCAACCGGCGAAAACCGCCGCCGTGATCACCGAATGGGCGCGGCAGCTTCTTTGA
- a CDS encoding TetR/AcrR family transcriptional regulator has translation MDPRKERTIAALLRAADEVFRERPVDDVTVEQIAERANVAVGSLYNHFGSKAGLHAAVVERALQADREYMDRAYVPGRTPIEQIYAAADEYLAFYLANPDYFRMLAFPREPGGYAAGHELAERLARSVAEQNSRLVRALREGMAAGDLRDVDADEAATVLWAAWNGVISLGWRPDALRRDKKQLRRLLTVATEIAAKGLLAR, from the coding sequence GTGGACCCGCGCAAGGAACGGACCATCGCCGCGCTCCTGCGCGCGGCGGACGAGGTCTTTCGAGAACGCCCCGTCGACGACGTCACCGTCGAGCAGATCGCCGAACGGGCGAACGTCGCGGTCGGCTCGCTCTACAACCACTTCGGTTCGAAGGCGGGCCTGCATGCGGCGGTGGTGGAACGCGCGCTCCAGGCCGACCGCGAGTACATGGACCGCGCCTATGTCCCGGGCCGCACGCCGATCGAGCAGATCTACGCCGCGGCCGACGAGTACCTGGCGTTCTATCTGGCCAACCCCGACTACTTCCGGATGCTGGCGTTCCCCCGCGAGCCCGGCGGCTACGCGGCGGGCCACGAACTCGCCGAACGGCTCGCCCGGTCGGTCGCCGAGCAGAACTCGCGGCTCGTGCGCGCCCTGCGCGAGGGGATGGCGGCGGGCGACCTGCGAGACGTCGACGCCGACGAGGCCGCCACGGTGCTGTGGGCGGCCTGGAACGGCGTCATCAGCCTAGGCTGGCGGCCGGATGCCTTGCGCCGCGACAAAAAGCAGCTTCGCCGCCTGCTCACCGTGGCCACGGAGATCGCCGCGAAAGGCCTGCTCGCGCGTTAG
- a CDS encoding FadR/GntR family transcriptional regulator, whose amino-acid sequence MPEALSRLNRAKLYEQVVERIKAHVEESGLHAGDKLPSERDLAERLGVSRASIKQAIVVLEVQGLLESRHGGGTYLRNDHLDVEPVDELVARRSRLPEVLEAREALETKLAELAALRRSDADLAAIDAALEFMKSEIEDGRHGAEGDRRFHEAITAAANNALLAEFMRSIDTQIAESRNESLRQPGRPWRSLSQHRRIAEAIRAGTPKAAAKAMREHVQTVSKVRLLTWDPQAD is encoded by the coding sequence GTGCCGGAGGCGTTGAGCCGGTTGAACCGGGCGAAGCTCTACGAGCAGGTCGTCGAGCGGATCAAGGCGCACGTCGAGGAGTCCGGCCTGCACGCGGGAGACAAGCTCCCCAGCGAACGCGACCTCGCCGAGCGGCTCGGGGTCAGCCGCGCGTCGATCAAGCAGGCGATCGTCGTGCTCGAAGTGCAGGGGCTTCTGGAGTCCCGGCACGGCGGAGGCACCTACCTGCGCAACGATCACCTCGACGTCGAGCCGGTCGACGAACTCGTCGCCCGCCGCAGCCGGCTTCCGGAAGTGCTCGAAGCCCGTGAAGCGCTGGAGACCAAGCTGGCGGAGCTGGCCGCGCTGCGGCGATCCGACGCGGATCTCGCGGCCATCGACGCGGCACTGGAGTTCATGAAGTCCGAGATCGAAGACGGCAGGCACGGCGCCGAAGGCGACCGCCGGTTCCACGAAGCGATCACGGCGGCCGCGAACAACGCCCTCCTCGCCGAGTTCATGCGCTCGATCGACACGCAGATCGCGGAAAGCCGGAACGAGTCGCTTCGGCAACCCGGCAGGCCGTGGCGTTCGCTGAGCCAGCACCGCAGGATCGCCGAGGCCATCCGAGCCGGCACCCCGAAGGCGGCCGCGAAAGCGATGCGAGAGCACGTGCAGACCGTCAGCAAGGTCCGGCTGCTGACCTGGGACCCGCAGGCCGACTAA
- a CDS encoding PLP-dependent aminotransferase family protein translates to MSLPLARRMDGVTSSPVRDLLALTARPGVISFAGGMPAPELFDVDGLRAAFDRALADGPARRALQYSPTEGNPRLRELLARRLSGRGLPTTVDDLLITTGSQQGLQLLSTALLDPGATVLVEEPVYLSALQCFQLAEARIVPVPGDGEGIDPVALDEIAARERPSLLYLVPTFSNPSGRTVGPERRRALAEVIARHGFWLVEDDPYHELRYRGEREEPLSARPELAGRTIYLGSFSKVISPGMRLGWFRAPGELLRRVTILKQATDLHTSTVDQAAAAEYLATADLDAHVRRLCAAYRVRRDAMMAELPAITPPGTTWTDPDGGMFVWVTLPGGADTDRLLPEALRHDVAFVPGSAFQVGEPDRSALRLSFAAHGPETIAEGLRRLGKVLTP, encoded by the coding sequence ATGTCTCTTCCTCTCGCCCGTCGGATGGACGGCGTCACCAGTTCTCCCGTGCGCGACCTGCTCGCGCTCACCGCCCGTCCGGGCGTGATCTCGTTCGCCGGCGGCATGCCCGCGCCGGAACTGTTCGATGTGGACGGCCTCCGCGCCGCCTTCGACCGGGCGCTCGCGGACGGCCCCGCCCGGCGCGCCTTGCAGTATTCGCCCACCGAAGGGAATCCGCGGCTGCGTGAGCTGCTCGCGCGGCGGCTGTCCGGCCGCGGGCTTCCGACCACTGTGGACGATCTCCTGATCACCACGGGATCGCAGCAGGGCCTGCAACTGCTGAGCACCGCGTTGCTCGACCCGGGCGCCACCGTGCTGGTGGAAGAACCGGTGTACCTCTCGGCACTGCAGTGCTTCCAGCTCGCCGAAGCGCGGATAGTGCCCGTTCCCGGTGACGGGGAAGGGATCGACCCGGTCGCGCTGGACGAGATCGCGGCCAGGGAACGGCCTTCGCTGCTGTATCTGGTCCCGACGTTCTCGAATCCGTCCGGGCGCACGGTCGGTCCGGAACGACGTCGCGCGCTCGCGGAAGTGATCGCCCGCCACGGGTTCTGGCTCGTCGAGGACGACCCGTACCACGAGCTCCGGTATCGCGGCGAACGCGAGGAACCGCTGTCGGCCCGTCCGGAACTCGCCGGGCGCACGATCTACCTCGGCTCCTTCTCGAAGGTGATCTCCCCGGGGATGCGGCTGGGCTGGTTCCGGGCGCCGGGTGAGCTCCTGCGGCGGGTCACGATCCTCAAGCAGGCGACCGATCTGCACACCTCGACCGTCGATCAGGCGGCCGCGGCCGAGTACCTGGCCACTGCGGATCTCGACGCGCATGTGCGGCGGCTGTGCGCGGCCTACCGCGTGCGCCGTGACGCGATGATGGCCGAGCTGCCCGCGATCACCCCGCCGGGAACGACATGGACCGACCCGGACGGCGGCATGTTCGTCTGGGTCACCCTTCCCGGTGGCGCGGACACGGACCGGCTGCTGCCCGAGGCGTTGCGTCACGACGTCGCTTTCGTGCCGGGCTCGGCGTTCCAGGTGGGGGAGCCGGACCGGTCGGCGTTGCGGCTCTCGTTCGCCGCGCACGGGCCGGAGACGATCGCCGAAGGATTGCGGCGGTTGGGCAAGGTCTTGACGCCGTGA